A single Sutterella megalosphaeroides DNA region contains:
- the pyrF gene encoding orotidine-5'-phosphate decarboxylase — protein MKFTEMLEARWNAADTLLCVGLDPNPARFPKALASKPDAIYEFCRGIVDATADLVCAFKPQIAYFASCGAEKELEAVIGYIHEYYPAVPVILDAKRGDIGSTAEHYAREAFERYRADCVTLSPFMGFDTIKPYLAYEDKGAFILCRTSNKGGDDIQMLTVEGERIYERIARLAATEWNTSGELGLVVGATYPDELANVRRIAPELPLLVPGIGAQGGDVDACVKAGVTASKGGMVINSGRAIIYASAEDDWKDAARAAAVATRDAINAARR, from the coding sequence ATGAAATTCACCGAAATGCTTGAAGCCCGCTGGAATGCGGCCGACACGCTCCTTTGCGTCGGACTCGACCCCAATCCCGCGCGCTTCCCGAAGGCCCTGGCCTCGAAGCCCGATGCGATCTACGAATTCTGCCGCGGCATCGTCGACGCGACCGCCGATCTCGTGTGCGCGTTCAAGCCCCAGATCGCCTACTTCGCCTCCTGCGGCGCCGAGAAGGAACTCGAAGCCGTCATCGGCTACATCCACGAGTACTACCCGGCCGTCCCGGTGATCCTCGACGCGAAGCGCGGCGACATCGGGTCGACCGCCGAACACTACGCGCGCGAAGCCTTCGAGCGCTATCGCGCCGACTGCGTGACGCTTTCGCCCTTCATGGGCTTCGATACGATCAAGCCCTACCTCGCCTACGAAGACAAGGGCGCCTTCATCCTCTGCCGCACCTCGAACAAGGGGGGCGACGACATCCAGATGCTCACCGTCGAGGGCGAACGCATCTACGAACGCATCGCGCGTCTTGCCGCCACCGAATGGAACACCTCGGGCGAACTCGGTCTCGTGGTGGGCGCCACCTACCCGGACGAACTCGCCAACGTGCGCCGCATCGCGCCCGAACTCCCGCTCCTCGTGCCGGGGATCGGCGCTCAGGGCGGCGACGTCGACGCCTGCGTCAAGGCGGGCGTGACCGCCTCGAAGGGCGGCATGGTGATCAACTCGGGCCGCGCCATCATCTACGCGAGCGCCGAAGACGACTGGAAGGATGCGGCCCGCGCCGCCGCGGTCGCGACGCGCGACGCGATCAACGCCGCCCGTCGCTGA
- the groL gene encoding chaperonin GroEL (60 kDa chaperone family; promotes refolding of misfolded polypeptides especially under stressful conditions; forms two stacked rings of heptamers to form a barrel-shaped 14mer; ends can be capped by GroES; misfolded proteins enter the barrel where they are refolded when GroES binds), with protein MAAKQVLFGDDARSKMVRGINVLADAVKVTLGPKGRNVVLERAFGGPTVTKDGVSVAKEIELKDKFENMGASMVREVASKTSDNAGDGTTTATVLAQAIVDEGMKFVAAGMNPMDLKRGIDKAVAAAIEELKGLSKPTTTNKEIAQVGAISANSDAEIGEIISEAMDKVGKEGVITVEDGKSLKNELEVVEGMQFDRGYLSPYFINQPEKQAAVYENPFVLLHDKKISNIRELLPILEQVAKAGRPLVIIAEDIDGEALATLVVNSIRGILKVVAVKAPGFGDRRTAMLEDIAILTGGTVITSTVGLSLDKATLEQLGSAKKIEITKENTTIIDGAGNAEAIENRVKNIRTQIEAATSDYDREKLQERVAKLAGGVALIKVGAATEVEMKEKKARVEDALHATRAAVEEGIVPGGGVALIRAKLAIKDLKGDNDEQNAGIRIVLRAMEEPLRQIVANAGDEPSVVVNNVAQGQGNYGYNAQTGVYGDMVEMGVLDPTKVTRTALQNAASVASLILTTDCMVADFPVEDKPMPAGMGGMGGMDGMM; from the coding sequence ATGGCTGCCAAGCAGGTTCTTTTTGGTGACGACGCCCGCTCGAAGATGGTTCGCGGTATCAACGTTCTCGCTGATGCCGTCAAGGTGACGCTCGGCCCGAAGGGTCGCAACGTGGTGCTCGAACGCGCCTTCGGCGGTCCGACGGTGACGAAGGACGGCGTGTCCGTCGCCAAGGAAATCGAACTCAAGGACAAGTTCGAAAACATGGGCGCCTCCATGGTGCGCGAAGTCGCCTCGAAGACGAGCGACAACGCCGGTGACGGTACGACCACCGCCACGGTGCTCGCCCAGGCCATCGTCGACGAAGGCATGAAGTTCGTCGCCGCCGGCATGAACCCGATGGACCTCAAGCGCGGCATCGACAAGGCCGTCGCCGCCGCCATCGAAGAACTCAAGGGTCTCTCCAAGCCCACCACCACGAACAAGGAAATCGCCCAGGTCGGCGCCATTTCGGCCAACTCCGACGCCGAAATCGGTGAAATCATCTCCGAAGCGATGGACAAGGTCGGCAAGGAAGGCGTCATCACGGTCGAAGACGGCAAGAGCCTCAAGAACGAACTCGAAGTCGTCGAAGGCATGCAGTTCGACCGTGGCTACCTCTCGCCCTACTTCATCAACCAGCCCGAAAAGCAGGCTGCCGTCTACGAAAATCCGTTCGTTCTTCTGCACGACAAGAAGATCAGCAACATCCGCGAACTCCTGCCGATCCTCGAACAGGTCGCCAAGGCCGGTCGTCCGCTCGTCATCATCGCCGAAGACATCGACGGCGAAGCGCTCGCCACGCTCGTCGTGAACTCGATCCGCGGCATCCTCAAGGTCGTCGCCGTCAAGGCTCCGGGCTTCGGCGATCGCCGTACGGCCATGCTCGAAGACATCGCCATCCTCACGGGCGGCACGGTCATCACGAGCACCGTCGGCCTCTCGCTCGACAAGGCCACGCTCGAACAGCTCGGCTCCGCGAAGAAGATCGAAATCACGAAGGAAAACACGACGATCATCGACGGCGCCGGCAATGCCGAAGCCATCGAAAACCGCGTGAAGAACATCCGCACCCAGATCGAAGCCGCCACGAGCGACTACGACCGCGAAAAGCTCCAGGAACGCGTTGCCAAGCTCGCCGGCGGCGTGGCCCTGATCAAGGTCGGTGCCGCGACGGAAGTCGAAATGAAGGAAAAGAAGGCCCGTGTCGAAGACGCGCTGCACGCCACCCGTGCCGCCGTTGAAGAAGGCATCGTCCCGGGCGGCGGCGTCGCGCTCATCCGCGCCAAGCTCGCCATCAAGGACCTCAAGGGCGACAACGACGAACAGAACGCCGGCATCCGCATCGTTCTGCGCGCCATGGAAGAACCCCTGCGCCAGATCGTCGCCAACGCCGGCGACGAACCGAGCGTCGTCGTGAACAACGTCGCTCAGGGCCAGGGCAACTACGGCTACAACGCTCAGACGGGCGTCTACGGCGACATGGTTGAAATGGGCGTCCTCGACCCGACGAAGGTCACCCGTACGGCCCTTCAGAACGCCGCCTCCGTCGCGTCGCTCATCCTGACGACCGACTGCATGGTTGCCGACTTCCCGGTGGAAGACAAGCCCATGCCCGCCGGCATGGGCGGTATGGGCGGCATGGACGGCATGATGTAA
- a CDS encoding co-chaperone GroES yields the protein MQIRPLHDRVIIKRLEAETTTSFGIVIPDSAGEKPDQGEVIAVGPGKRDEAGRVIALDVKVGDRVLFGKYSGQTVKVDGQELLVMREEDIMGVLE from the coding sequence ATGCAGATCCGTCCCTTGCACGACCGCGTCATCATCAAGCGCCTCGAAGCGGAAACGACCACGTCGTTCGGCATCGTCATTCCCGACTCCGCCGGCGAAAAGCCCGACCAGGGCGAAGTGATCGCCGTCGGTCCCGGCAAGCGCGACGAAGCCGGCCGCGTCATCGCCCTCGACGTCAAGGTGGGCGATCGCGTCCTCTTCGGCAAGTACTCCGGCCAGACCGTCAAGGTCGACGGTCAGGAACTTCTCGTCATGCGCGAAGAAGACATCATGGGCGTGCTCGAATAA